From the Clostridium cagae genome, the window GAAAAATGTGTACAGCTATAAATCATGAAGTATTATCATTAAATAGAGTGTCAATAGGAGAAATACAATTAAAATATCTAAAAAAAGGTGAGTGGAGAGAATTAACTACTGAGGAGTTAGATTATATAAGAAGCTTATAAAATCATGTTATTTTAATAAATTTGCTAATATAAATGAATGATTTTGAGTAATAACTTGCAAATTAAGAGTTTTTATTCTTAATATTTCAATATTCCTTGAATATATGATTGTAAGATGATAGAATTTAAATGAATATTATTCAATATTGTGAACGATAGGGTGAGAAAAAAACATGAATGATATAAATAATGATAATAATGAAAATACTAAAGATTTAATGAGACTTATTCAGATTAAATTTTCAAGATTAAGCAAAGGTCAGAAACTAATTGCAGAATACATATTAAAGAACTATGATAAAGCTGCATTTATGACAGCAGCAAGACTTGGAACTTCAGTGGGTGTATCAGAATCAACTGTTGTAAGATTTGCAAATGAATTGGGTTTTTCAGGATATCCTAAGTTACAAAAGGCATTACAAGAACTTATAAAAAATAAACTTACAACTGTTCAAAGAATAGAACTTCAAAATGATTATTATAGTGATGGTGATGCATTAAAAGGTGTGCTTAAAGCTGATATGGAGAATATAAGAGCAACATTAGAAAAGATAAACCAAAATGTTTTTGAAAATGTTGTACAAAGTATATTTGAAGCAAAGAGGATATACATCATAGGTCTTAGAAGCTCAACTGCACTAGCAGAATTTTTAGGTTTTTATTTAAATGTAATTCTTCAAAATGTAAGAATTGTAAGCTATGGAATTTCAGATATTTTTGAACAAATGATAAATATAGGAGAAGATGACTTAGTTATTGGAATAGGATTCCCAAGATATGCTGCTAAAACTATAGATGTATTAGCTTTTGCACAAGACAGAAGTGCAAAAGTAGTGGCAATAACAGATAGTTTATTATCACCTTTAGCATCTAAAGCAGATTATGCTTTAATTGCTCAAAGTAATATGGCTTCATTTGTTGATTCTTTAGTAGCTCCTTTATCTGTAATAAATGCTTTGGTTATTGCAGTTGGAATGAGAGAAAAAGATCGTATTTCAACTACGTTTGGGAGTTTAGAACAAATATGGAAAGATTACAATGTGTATTCTTATAATAATAGAAATGTAGCTGATGACTAAGAATTATAACAAAAGCCTTAGAGGAATTATTAAAATTTATTTCCTTTAAGGCTTTTATTTTGTAAATTTTGATATTATAGGACTTAATGATAATATATAGTAGATACCACTTAAGAAAGGATTTTAAACATGAATTTTAACATTAATATTCCAAATGATGTTAGATTTATTCTTGATAGATTAAAGAATAATGGTCATGAAGCTTACATAGTTGGTGGATGTGTTCGAGACAGTATACTTAATAATATTCCTAAAGATTGGGATATAACAACTAAAGCAAGACCCGAAGAAGTTATAAAGTTGTTTGATAAAGTTATATTAACAGGGGTTAAACATGGCACAGTAACTGTACTTATAAATTCAGAAGGTTATGAAGTTACTACATATAGAATGGATGGGGAATATGAAGATAGTAGGCATCCTAAAAAAGTAAATTTTGTATCAAATTTAAAAGAAGATTTAGCAAGAAGAGATTTCACAATTAATGCTATGGCATATAATAAGGTAGATGGATTAATAGATTATTTTGAAGGAGTAAGTGATTTAAAGAAAAAAGTTATAAAAACAGTAGGTAATTCAGAAAAAAGATTTTCAGAAGATGCTTTAAGAATGCTAAGAGCTATAAGATTTTCATCACAATTAGATTTTAGTATTTCAAATGAGACACTAAATTCAATAAAAAACTTAAGAGAAAATATAAAAAATATATCAAAAGAAAGAATTAGAGAAGAATTTAATAAGATACTTATGAGCAATACAAAAGGTATTGATATTTTAAGAGAAACAGGTCTAATGGAGTATATTTTCCCAGAAATAATTAAGCTTTATGATTTTAAAATTGATAATATGTATTACAATGATAATTTATATACTCATACAATTAAGGCTACTGAAGAAATAGAAAATAAACTACACTTGAAATTAACTATGTTATTTCATAATTTGCTTAAAATGAATAATGAAGATATGGAGTACACTATCTTACAGATTAAAAAGTTTTTAAAAGAATTCAAATATGATAATGACACAGTAAATAAAGTTACAGATTTGACAAGGTATATGCATAATTCTTTAAATACAAAATTAGAGATAAAGCAAATGCTAAATTTAATTAACTTAGACTTGTTTGAAGATTTGTTAAAGGTAAAAGAATCTGAAATATTATCTCAAAATCCATTATATAAGGAAGAAAGGTTATCACATTTGTTATATATTAGAGAAAATCTTAAAGACGTAATTTTTAATAATGAATGTTTTAACTTAAAGAATTTAAATATAAGTGGTAAGGATTTGATAAGTTTAGGTCTTGAAAAAGGAAAGAATATTGGTGAAATGCTAAATGAATTGTTAGAATTAGTAATGAATAATCCAGGCTTAAATGATAAACAAGTCCTTATAGATATTGTAAAAGAAAAAATAAATTTATAAGGAAGACGTGAGAGTATTATGGATAAAGCAATGAATTATATGGAAATATGGGTAAAAGAGTGCATGGATAAGTTATTAATGGAAAATGATATGTGCAAATGTGATAAATGTAAAAAAGATATTTTTGCACTTGCACTTAATAATTTAAAACCATATTATGTGTCAACAAATAAAGGTGAAATAATGGCTAAAATAAGTGGAATGTATCAGCAATTTGAAACAGATATAGTAATAGAAGTTTCTAAAGCAATAGAAACAATAAAAAAATATCCTAAGCATTCAGAGGAAGCATTTTAGAATAATATATAACTAATTAAAGAGAATTTAAAAACAGATCCTTATAAAAAAGTAAAGCTCAATGTGAAAATAGAAATATAATTGTATTATTAACTAAAAATCTTATAAACTGACTTAAAATTATTTAGATTTAATTTTAAGTCAGTTTTTTCTTTCAAAATTCTTAAGAATTTCAACGAGGGTTTTGTAATATTTTACTTTTATTATAAAGATAAGGCATATTTAAAAGCCTAAAGGGATTAGATTTTCTATCAACTAATAAAATATGGTAAAATTAACATGAATTTTAAATCATTAAGGAGGATCAAATGAAAAATTACAATATTTTAGTTGTTGATGATGACAAAACAATAACTGAAGCAATAGAGGTATATTTAGTTAACGAAGGGTATAAAATTTTCAAAGCTTATGATGGTATACAAGCATTAAAAGTTATAGATGAAGAAGATATACACCTTGTTATATTAGATATAATGATGCCTAATATGAATGGTACTAGAACTACTATTAAGATAAGGGAAGAAAGACAGATTCCAATAATAATGCTTTCAGCTAAATCTGAAGATACTGATAAGATATTAGGTTTAAACTTAGGGGCAGATGATTATATAACTAAACCATTTAATCCACTAGAACTTATAGCAAGAGTTAACTCTCAAATAAGAAGGTATACTAAATTTTCTCCTTTAAAAGAAAATAATAATGTGATTACAGTAGGCGGGATAGAACTAAATAAGGAGAGTAAAGAAGTATTTGTAGATGGTGAGAATATAAGATTAACTCCATTAGAATTTAAGATTTTGACTCTTCTTATGGATAATCCAAATAGGGTTTTTTCTATTGAAGAAATTTATGAAAGAGTTTGGAACGAACCGGTCTTTAATAATGTGGATACAGTTACAGTTCATATAAGAAGGATAAGAGAAAAGATAGAAATAAATCCTAAAGAACCAAGATATTTAAAGGTGGTGTGGGGAATTGGATATAAAATTGAAAAATAACAAAAAAATTAGACATGCTAATTTATTAATTTTACTCTTATGTATTATGATTTTACCTATTTTTATGAGCTCATCCCATAAATTCATTAGATACCAAAGGAAGATGGATGTTGAAGAATTTTTAGCATATTCTATGAATGATGTATGTCTTTTAGCAAGGGATATGAATTATTATGTTAATGAATCAGATGGAAGTCTAAAAGAAGAGGCTATACAAAATCAAATAAAATACTTAGAGAATGTTGATAGAGATAGTTTAAAAGAAGTTGTAGATGAAATTCCAAATGAATATTTGGTTAACAATGAGGGAAATCATGATTCAATTGAAGGATACAATGAAAATTATAAGGAATTAATAGATAGACGTAATGAGCTAGAAGAAAAACTTAAACAAGGTGATGAAGCATATAGAGAAGAAGGGATAGAAAGTATACAAGATTATTTAGAAGATAAATATAAATATTTCGCAAAAAGCAGGAATGTAGAATATTATATAGAAAAAAATGATGGTGAAGAACCTATAACAAATATTAAAGGTAAATCAAAAGATGATATTATAAACGAAACTCAAAGCAACTATAAGTATTATATGATGTTTTTAGACATTAATTATAATAAAGTTCCAGAAGAAGTTAATGTTTCAAATAGTTTAAAAGAATCCTTTAACGAAGAAGTATATAATTATTATAGAAGACAGAATCTCTATAATAACAAACAAGTTATTGTTAGGATATCAAACCCATTAAAAAGTGGTGATGAAATAGCCAATAAAATTAATGAAAAAAATGAGGAAAATTTTAAGGCATATACTTTTTTAATTTTAACTTTATTAGATATTTTTATGATTATCATTTTAATATTAAAGTATAAAAAAACATTATATCAAATGTTAAAGGATAATTTTATAATAAGACTTTACAAGAATTTATTTATTGAAATAAGGTGTTCAATTTTTGTATTACTTATAATATGTTTAAGATTTTTATATGATATAGTATGTTGGAATGATGCAGTATATTGGAGTGATTTATATATCCTCATTGTAGTAGGGATTATATCAATATATTTAGTGGCATCAGACATAAAAAATTTATATTTATTAAATAAAGAAATAAATATAAAAAATTATATTTATGAAAAATCATTAATTTATAAAATACTTTTAAAAATGAAAGAGTTAATAAAAGAAAGCTTTTTAATAAAATCAACTTCTATAAGACTTATAATCTCAATAATAGTATTTATTACTTATGTTATTGTAGTATTTATACAAGCATATTGGATGGGATATATAAAATGGTGGCCTTACATGGAGCCATATGAGGTTATGAGATTAATACCTAGTATCATTTTTACCATATGTATAATAATATATTTTCTTTCTGTTGCAAGAAATATCAATAGAATAAAAATTGGTACAGATAATATCTTAAAGGGAAATTATAATAATAAAATTGATGTAAAAGGAGCAATAATCCTTAAGGATATAGCAAATAATGTTATGAATATAGAAGATGGGTTAGACAAAGCTATAGATAAGGCAGTTAAGAGTGAAAAAATGAAGGGAGAATTGATTACGAATGTATCTCATGATTTAAAGACTCCACTAACTTCTATAATTAATTATATAGATTTATTAGATAGAGAGAATATTTCAGAAGAAGATAAAAAAAGGTATTTAGAAATTCTGAAGGAAAGATCATTAAGACTAAAGGTTTTAATTGAAGATTTATTTGAAGCTTCAAAAGCATCATCTGGAACTTTAGAGCTAGATATGGAAAACTTAGATCCGGTAGCCCTTATTAGACAAACTATAGGGGAATTTGAAAATGAAATAGAAAAATCTAATTTACAATTTATAAAGAATATACCTGAAGGAAAACTTTCTATATACGCTGATGGAAAAAAGACTTTTAGGGTATTTCAAAATTTAATATCTAATATACTTAAGTATTCTATGAAGAACTCTAGGGTATATATTGAAGTATGTGAAGAAGATGAGTATATATCAATAGTATTTAAAAATATATCAGAATATCAAGTTGATTTTACTGAAGAAGAAATACTAGAGAGGTTTAAAAGAGGTGATAGTTCGAGAACAACAGAAGGATCAGGACTTGGATTATCAATAGCAAAAAGTTTAGTTGAATTACAAGGCGGACAATTTATTATTAGTATTGATGGAGATTTATTTAAGGTAGTAGTTAATTTGAAAAAGGCTTAAAATTTATAAGGTTAGTATTACTTAAAATATTAATTTTATATAGGTCTGTAGATTTAGGAATTTGATATATAAAAAGACTATCTCAAAAAATATATTTGTATATTTGAGATA encodes:
- a CDS encoding MurR/RpiR family transcriptional regulator, which codes for MNDINNDNNENTKDLMRLIQIKFSRLSKGQKLIAEYILKNYDKAAFMTAARLGTSVGVSESTVVRFANELGFSGYPKLQKALQELIKNKLTTVQRIELQNDYYSDGDALKGVLKADMENIRATLEKINQNVFENVVQSIFEAKRIYIIGLRSSTALAEFLGFYLNVILQNVRIVSYGISDIFEQMINIGEDDLVIGIGFPRYAAKTIDVLAFAQDRSAKVVAITDSLLSPLASKADYALIAQSNMASFVDSLVAPLSVINALVIAVGMREKDRISTTFGSLEQIWKDYNVYSYNNRNVADD
- a CDS encoding CCA tRNA nucleotidyltransferase; this encodes MNFNINIPNDVRFILDRLKNNGHEAYIVGGCVRDSILNNIPKDWDITTKARPEEVIKLFDKVILTGVKHGTVTVLINSEGYEVTTYRMDGEYEDSRHPKKVNFVSNLKEDLARRDFTINAMAYNKVDGLIDYFEGVSDLKKKVIKTVGNSEKRFSEDALRMLRAIRFSSQLDFSISNETLNSIKNLRENIKNISKERIREEFNKILMSNTKGIDILRETGLMEYIFPEIIKLYDFKIDNMYYNDNLYTHTIKATEEIENKLHLKLTMLFHNLLKMNNEDMEYTILQIKKFLKEFKYDNDTVNKVTDLTRYMHNSLNTKLEIKQMLNLINLDLFEDLLKVKESEILSQNPLYKEERLSHLLYIRENLKDVIFNNECFNLKNLNISGKDLISLGLEKGKNIGEMLNELLELVMNNPGLNDKQVLIDIVKEKINL
- a CDS encoding late competence development ComFB family protein, which encodes MDKAMNYMEIWVKECMDKLLMENDMCKCDKCKKDIFALALNNLKPYYVSTNKGEIMAKISGMYQQFETDIVIEVSKAIETIKKYPKHSEEAF
- a CDS encoding response regulator transcription factor; the protein is MKNYNILVVDDDKTITEAIEVYLVNEGYKIFKAYDGIQALKVIDEEDIHLVILDIMMPNMNGTRTTIKIREERQIPIIMLSAKSEDTDKILGLNLGADDYITKPFNPLELIARVNSQIRRYTKFSPLKENNNVITVGGIELNKESKEVFVDGENIRLTPLEFKILTLLMDNPNRVFSIEEIYERVWNEPVFNNVDTVTVHIRRIREKIEINPKEPRYLKVVWGIGYKIEK
- a CDS encoding sensor histidine kinase; translation: MDVEEFLAYSMNDVCLLARDMNYYVNESDGSLKEEAIQNQIKYLENVDRDSLKEVVDEIPNEYLVNNEGNHDSIEGYNENYKELIDRRNELEEKLKQGDEAYREEGIESIQDYLEDKYKYFAKSRNVEYYIEKNDGEEPITNIKGKSKDDIINETQSNYKYYMMFLDINYNKVPEEVNVSNSLKESFNEEVYNYYRRQNLYNNKQVIVRISNPLKSGDEIANKINEKNEENFKAYTFLILTLLDIFMIIILILKYKKTLYQMLKDNFIIRLYKNLFIEIRCSIFVLLIICLRFLYDIVCWNDAVYWSDLYILIVVGIISIYLVASDIKNLYLLNKEINIKNYIYEKSLIYKILLKMKELIKESFLIKSTSIRLIISIIVFITYVIVVFIQAYWMGYIKWWPYMEPYEVMRLIPSIIFTICIIIYFLSVARNINRIKIGTDNILKGNYNNKIDVKGAIILKDIANNVMNIEDGLDKAIDKAVKSEKMKGELITNVSHDLKTPLTSIINYIDLLDRENISEEDKKRYLEILKERSLRLKVLIEDLFEASKASSGTLELDMENLDPVALIRQTIGEFENEIEKSNLQFIKNIPEGKLSIYADGKKTFRVFQNLISNILKYSMKNSRVYIEVCEEDEYISIVFKNISEYQVDFTEEEILERFKRGDSSRTTEGSGLGLSIAKSLVELQGGQFIISIDGDLFKVVVNLKKA